A region of the Mycoavidus sp. HKI genome:
CAATTGCCCGAGCATATCTTGCAAAATTTCTTTGACATCGCCGACAATCGGAATATCCACTTTGACTCGCTTGGCAATCGATGAAGGATCGATATCAATATGGATAATCTGGCGGGGGGCTGACATAAAATGCGCTGGATCGCCAATCACTCGATCATCAAAGCGCGCCCCAATGGCAATCAGTACATCACAATGCTGCATCGCCATATTCGCTTCATAGGTGCCATGCATGCCAAGCATGCCGAGAAATTTTCGATCAGAAGCACGAAAGCCGCCTAGCCCCATCAAGGTATTGGTGACCGGATAACCGAGTAAATCAGCAAATTGATTAAGCTCAGCCGACGCATTGGCGAGAATAATGCCACCGCCGGCGTAAATATAGGGCCGTTGCGCAGACAGCAAAAGATTCAACGCTTTGCGGATTTGGCCAGCATGGCCCTTGGTAATGGGGTTATACGAGCGCAGCGTAAGGTTTTGCGGATACTCAAAACGGCACGGCATTTTTGAGATATCTTTTGGAATATCAATTAAAACCGGGCCAGGCCGTCCGCTTCTTGCAATATAAAAGGCTTTGCATATCGTCGTTGCCAACTCATGCACATCTTTAACCAAAAAATTGTGCTTCACGCATGGACGTGTAATGCCAACTGTATCGCATTCTTGAAATGCGTCTTGTCCAATCGCCGTGGTCGGTACCTGCCCGCAGAGAATCACCAGCGGCACTGAATCCATATAGGCCGTGGCAATGCCGGTCACGGCATTGGTCACACCGGGCCCTGAGGTGACCAGACAAACACCCACCTTACCGGTTGCGCGCGCATAGGCATCGGCTGCATGGACCGCGGCCTGTTCATGACGCACTAGAATATGCGCAATCTTATCTTGTTTATATAGCTCATCGTAAATATAGAGAACCGAGCCGCCGGGATAGCCCCAAATATATTTAACCTGCTCTTGCTCAAGCGAACGGATCAGCACAGTCGCGCCAATCGAGTCACCTAGAGTAGGCGCATTTGACTCAGACACTGGAGAATTGGCGGCAGAAGATTGCTCGTTACGTTGATTGATTACACTCATTTCTCACCATTTCCAATTTTTGGTAAAAATCGATCAGGTACTTTGCTCGGGGCCAGCTTATGGCTAGCCCAAGCAACTGAGGCTCTCTCATGTCTCAAGGGATGGTGCGGTGGCGTCAATGGCCAGTTTTCAACAGCCCTTTGAGATCCACAACACACAATTTTTTACAATAAGAGAGCACTTTTTACTTAGAACCCAGGACGATAGCTTGCTACTATGCGTCGGTCAAGCAGAAATTTACGCCTTGCTTGGTAGAGCAGATGAGCGCACACAATAATGGTTCTCATTACGCCCCTCAAAATCATTGAGGCTCGTTGTACAAGCACGACACAAGGCCCCGCCTAACTGTGCTTAAGCTCACTATAATGGCTTATAGTCCCGTAATAGATCCAAGCCGCTCTTCTTAGACTTATCTAAATTTAAAATAGGGATATAAAATGATAGACGCAAAACCACCTCGCCGCACGCGTGAGCGCATTCTTGAACTTTCTTTAAAACTTTTTAATGAAATTGGGGAGCCCAACGTCACGACAACCACCATTGCTGACGAAATGGAAATTAGTCCGGGCAACCTTTATTATCATTTTCGCAATAAAGATGACATTATCAACAGCATCTTTACACAGTTTGAACAAGAAATCGAGAAACGCCTGCGTTTTCCAGAAAATCATCGGACGACCATCGATGAAGTGTGGGCCTATCTACAATATATGACCAATTTTCTTTGGCGCTACCGGTTTCTGTACCGCGACCTGAATGACCTGCTGGCACGCAATCGCACACTTGAGACGCATTTCAAACAAATTATGGAACATAAGGTGCGCTTTGCGCGGGATTTATGCGAGTTGCTGGTCGCTGACGGCGAGATGGCAGCCACGCCGGCGGAGATCGAGACCATGTCAACCAATATGTGCGTGCTGGCGACTTATTGGCTGTCCTATCAATTTGTCATGAATCCGCGTAAATATAATGACCAAGCCGCGATTGGCGCAGAGCTAAATCA
Encoded here:
- a CDS encoding acetolactate synthase 3 catalytic subunit; amino-acid sequence: MSVINQRNEQSSAANSPVSESNAPTLGDSIGATVLIRSLEQEQVKYIWGYPGGSVLYIYDELYKQDKIAHILVRHEQAAVHAADAYARATGKVGVCLVTSGPGVTNAVTGIATAYMDSVPLVILCGQVPTTAIGQDAFQECDTVGITRPCVKHNFLVKDVHELATTICKAFYIARSGRPGPVLIDIPKDISKMPCRFEYPQNLTLRSYNPITKGHAGQIRKALNLLLSAQRPYIYAGGGIILANASAELNQFADLLGYPVTNTLMGLGGFRASDRKFLGMLGMHGTYEANMAMQHCDVLIAIGARFDDRVIGDPAHFMSAPRQIIHIDIDPSSIAKRVKVDIPIVGDVKEILQDMLGQLQAGRLPVKREALAAWWAQIEQWRSIDCLNYDRTSEIVKPQFVIETLYQLTQGNAFVCSDVGQHQMWAAQYYRFDKPRRWINSGGLGTMGFGLPAAMGVKMAYPDDDVVCITGEGSIQMCIQELSTCLQHNTPVKIVSLNNRYLGMVRQWQQVEYSKRYAHSYMEALPDFVKLAEAYGHVGIRIEKTVDVEPALKEALRLKDRTVFLDFQTDPTENVWPMVQAGKGITEMLLGSEDL
- a CDS encoding TetR/AcrR family transcriptional regulator; amino-acid sequence: MDAKPPRRTRERILELSLKLFNEIGEPNVTTTTIADEMEISPGNLYYHFRNKDDIINSIFTQFEQEIEKRLRFPENHRTTIDEVWAYLQYMTNFLWRYRFLYRDLNDLLARNRTLETHFKQIMEHKVRFARDLCELLVADGEMAATPAEIETMSTNMCVLATYWLSYQFVMNPRKYNDQAAIGAELNQASRHILSVIAPYLRGRSRQLFDDLLSGKIPPKEYVSPAKAASQQNESSILKTVH